From one Bradyrhizobium sp. Ash2021 genomic stretch:
- a CDS encoding 3-hydroxybutyrate dehydrogenase: protein MNLKGKVAVVTGAASGIGREIARTFCRAGAKVVLADLNQAGAAAAAAELGDMDSAIGVGMDVTDETQVDAGMAAAVAAFGSIDILVSNAGIQTVGPLDQFEFVKWKQLLSIHLDGAFLTTRAALRQMYRQGTGGSIIYMGSVHSKEASMLKGPYVTAKHGLIGLAKVVAKEGAKHGVRANVVCPGFVRTPLVAKQIPEQAKVLGISESDVVRDVMLKDTVDGEFTTLTDVAEAVQFLASFGSNALTGQSLVVSHGWFMQ, encoded by the coding sequence ATGAATCTCAAAGGCAAGGTCGCCGTCGTTACCGGCGCGGCGAGTGGCATAGGTAGGGAAATCGCGCGCACCTTCTGTCGCGCAGGCGCCAAAGTTGTCTTGGCTGATCTTAATCAGGCGGGCGCCGCTGCTGCGGCGGCCGAACTCGGCGATATGGACAGCGCTATCGGCGTCGGAATGGACGTCACCGACGAGACGCAGGTAGACGCCGGCATGGCTGCAGCCGTTGCTGCTTTCGGCAGCATCGATATTTTGGTCAGCAACGCCGGTATCCAGACGGTGGGACCGCTCGACCAGTTCGAGTTCGTCAAGTGGAAGCAGCTGCTGTCGATCCATTTGGACGGCGCATTCTTGACTACCCGCGCCGCGCTGCGGCAGATGTATCGCCAAGGCACCGGCGGCAGCATCATCTACATGGGTTCGGTGCATTCCAAGGAAGCCTCAATGCTTAAGGGGCCTTATGTGACTGCCAAGCATGGCCTGATTGGTTTGGCCAAGGTGGTGGCAAAGGAGGGTGCCAAGCACGGGGTCCGCGCGAACGTCGTCTGCCCGGGCTTTGTGCGAACCCCGCTAGTTGCAAAGCAAATCCCCGAGCAAGCCAAGGTACTCGGCATCTCCGAGTCAGACGTTGTGCGAGACGTGATGCTGAAGGATACCGTCGATGGCGAATTCACTACATTGACCGATGTCGCGGAAGCGGTTCAGTTCCTCGCATCTTTTGGCTCAAATGCGCTAACAGGCCAGTCCCTGGTCGTTTCTCACGGCTGGTTCATGCAATAA
- a CDS encoding IS256 family transposase, with amino-acid sequence MTNNTTRPDSLQPVAEKAIDFFDNWFDPIETEVRARAREFIEELLRGELDAALARPRYGRSQMASNEARASVAGHRHGSRTRSLTGTFGPIEIAVPRARLTTSEGKTAEWKSQALRAYQRRTLAADALIASTYLAGTNTRRVRRALAALFGGTVGKDTVSRTWRKVKSDWDAWNARSLAEDPIVRLILDGTVVRVRLDRKATSISLLVVLGVRADGLKVLLAIKSMGGESAEAWRTVLDDLIRRGLRQPEFLIVDGAPGLDKAIAAVWDGVPVQRCTVHKHRNLFAHAPERLYDEITADYNDMIYAATPEEIEVRRKVFIRKWRLKHRAVADSQEEAGDRLFTFTRLPQSQWRSVRTTNAIERLHEEFKRRIKTQTVLPSSDTAAMLFWALLASGQINMRKVDGWQTLSTKPIDQPIDLAA; translated from the coding sequence ATGACGAACAATACTACGAGGCCTGATTCTTTGCAGCCTGTGGCCGAGAAGGCTATTGATTTTTTCGACAACTGGTTTGATCCGATCGAGACCGAGGTACGGGCTCGGGCGCGTGAGTTCATCGAAGAGTTGCTCCGCGGTGAGCTCGACGCGGCGCTGGCACGGCCGCGTTACGGCCGAAGCCAGATGGCCAGCAATGAAGCAAGAGCCAGCGTTGCGGGCCACCGCCACGGTAGCCGGACACGGTCGCTGACGGGCACGTTCGGGCCGATCGAGATCGCGGTGCCGCGCGCCCGGCTGACCACTTCCGAGGGCAAGACGGCGGAATGGAAGAGCCAGGCGCTGCGGGCCTATCAGCGGCGCACGCTCGCTGCAGACGCGCTGATCGCCAGCACGTATCTCGCCGGCACCAATACCCGGCGGGTGCGTCGCGCACTGGCAGCCTTGTTCGGCGGGACGGTCGGCAAGGACACCGTGAGCCGAACCTGGCGTAAGGTGAAGAGCGACTGGGATGCCTGGAACGCCCGTTCACTGGCCGAGGATCCGATCGTGCGGCTGATCCTCGACGGCACCGTGGTTCGCGTGCGGCTCGACCGCAAGGCGACCTCGATCTCGCTGCTCGTTGTCCTCGGCGTGCGCGCGGACGGCCTGAAGGTGCTGCTCGCGATCAAGAGCATGGGCGGCGAGAGCGCCGAGGCTTGGCGCACGGTCCTCGACGATCTCATCAGGCGCGGGCTGCGGCAGCCCGAATTCCTCATCGTCGACGGCGCGCCGGGGCTCGACAAGGCCATCGCCGCCGTCTGGGACGGCGTGCCAGTCCAACGCTGCACGGTTCACAAGCATAGGAACCTTTTCGCGCACGCCCCCGAGCGCCTGTATGACGAGATCACCGCCGATTACAACGACATGATCTACGCGGCGACACCTGAGGAGATAGAGGTCCGCCGTAAGGTCTTCATCCGCAAATGGAGGCTCAAGCATCGCGCTGTTGCCGACAGCCAGGAGGAGGCAGGAGACCGCTTGTTCACCTTCACCCGCCTGCCGCAGAGCCAATGGCGCAGCGTACGCACCACCAACGCGATCGAGCGTTTGCACGAGGAATTCAAGCGCCGGATCAAGACCCAAACCGTTTTGCCGTCGTCCGACACCGCCGCCATGTTGTTCTGGGCGCTACTCGCATCAGGACAGATCAACATGCGAAAGGTAGATGGCTGGCAGACGCTCTCCACAAAACCCATCGATCAGCCGATTGACCTTGCCGCCTGA
- a CDS encoding IS1182 family transposase has translation MSKYFRPWNIDQTLLLPPNVQDFVPKGHVSRFIVELVRESLDLKEITGSYVSGLGQPPFDPRMMVALVLHGYASGLYSSRRIAKACRERNDFVMIVALDPPDFRTISDFRKRHLKALGALFLQVLKLCETAGLVKLGHVALDGTKIKANASKHKAMSYERMKKREAELKAEVARMLAAAEAADAQEDETFGKDKRGDELPDWAGDKEKRLAKIQQAMAALEADARLAAEEERRIEAEKEQQRQAEGRKKPGKPAAPASDQPDPKSQRNFTDPESRIMKSKDGFVQAYNAQAAVDAGAQIIVAHELTQCGNDQGQLVPLIEAIENNLGRTPEQASADSGYCSESNLEALEAHRVDGYVAPGRAKHPTAANGKIGGPLTQRMRKKIDDGGFETPYRLRKQVVEPVFGQIKQARGFRQFLLRGVEKVRAEWAMICTAHNLLKLFTLAKAA, from the coding sequence ATGAGCAAGTATTTTCGCCCCTGGAATATCGATCAGACGCTGCTTCTGCCGCCGAATGTGCAGGACTTCGTGCCGAAAGGCCATGTCTCGCGGTTTATCGTTGAACTGGTGCGGGAGAGCCTCGATCTCAAGGAGATCACGGGCAGCTATGTGAGCGGGCTCGGGCAGCCGCCGTTCGACCCGCGCATGATGGTGGCGCTTGTGCTGCACGGCTATGCGAGTGGGCTGTATTCATCGCGGCGGATCGCGAAGGCCTGCCGCGAACGGAATGATTTTGTAATGATTGTCGCGCTCGATCCGCCGGATTTTCGCACGATCAGCGACTTCCGCAAGCGGCATTTGAAGGCGCTCGGCGCACTGTTCCTGCAGGTTCTGAAGTTGTGCGAGACGGCAGGGCTGGTCAAACTCGGCCATGTCGCGCTTGATGGCACGAAGATCAAAGCGAACGCGTCGAAACATAAAGCGATGAGTTATGAGCGCATGAAGAAACGCGAGGCGGAATTGAAAGCCGAGGTCGCTCGCATGCTGGCGGCCGCTGAGGCGGCGGATGCTCAGGAGGACGAGACTTTCGGCAAAGACAAACGCGGCGACGAGCTGCCGGATTGGGCTGGCGACAAGGAGAAGCGGCTGGCGAAGATCCAGCAGGCGATGGCGGCGCTGGAGGCCGACGCCAGGCTGGCCGCGGAGGAAGAGCGTCGCATCGAGGCCGAAAAGGAACAGCAGCGCCAAGCCGAAGGCCGCAAGAAGCCGGGCAAACCGGCGGCGCCGGCATCGGACCAGCCTGATCCCAAGTCGCAACGCAACTTCACCGATCCGGAAAGCCGCATCATGAAGTCGAAGGATGGCTTCGTTCAGGCCTATAATGCACAGGCCGCCGTCGACGCAGGCGCCCAGATCATTGTCGCGCACGAACTGACGCAGTGCGGCAACGATCAGGGCCAGCTGGTGCCCCTGATCGAGGCCATCGAGAACAATCTCGGCCGCACGCCGGAGCAGGCCTCAGCGGACTCCGGCTACTGCAGCGAATCCAATCTCGAAGCGCTCGAAGCACATCGCGTTGACGGCTATGTCGCGCCTGGACGCGCCAAGCACCCGACAGCCGCGAACGGAAAAATCGGCGGACCGCTGACCCAACGGATGCGAAAGAAGATCGACGATGGCGGCTTCGAAACGCCCTACCGATTGAGAAAGCAAGTGGTCGAACCGGTCTTCGGACAGATCAAACAGGCGCGCGGCTTCCGCCAGTTCCTGTTGCGGGGTGTCGAAAAAGTGCGTGCCGAGTGGGCCATGATCTGCACCGCCCACAACCTCCTGAAGCTGTTCACCCTCGCAAAGGCTGCCTGA
- a CDS encoding Hsp70 family protein, with protein MTKDRARFAIGIDLGTTNSALAFAPLVGEGTPEVLLVPQWEGLASLTEKPTLPSFLYLPEEAVAAHLRGEEVGAGQWIVGLFARMKASEAPGRVVHSAKSWLCHHAADRSAPFLPWGSTVLAREQKISPVRASALILNYLRGIWNSRFAQAGFAFDDQDITVTVPASFDAAAQRLTITAAEEAGFPGDVRLLEEPQAAFYCWLESHDPARELWQRPDNGDVGLRHVLVIDIGGGTSDFSIFEVRLNEPTPEPDIRRVAVSEHTLLGGDNIDLAVAHFLEPRLAGAGGQLSGPQWDQLVAACRHLKEHALATTGPPDERFVVALAGRGSGMVGGSQAATVMRAEIESLLLDGFFPFCDAAARPYRTHAALREWGLPYPPDSAITRHLAEFLNDRPRIDAVLFNGGSVRPPLLRQRLREQIGGWQDGYVPQVLENEEPDLAVARGAARFGALLHHRSGRIAAGAAAAIFLEVEGIQATDRETVRPPLVCVLPQGAAPSQLFEIADLGLKLRTDQLVRFQAYSSTRKSVSRAGDIVSWSEGEFHPLPPLQTVVRTAELSGPEAGGMLPVGLTARMNALGLLHISCVSADPAVQQSWPLEFNMREHVQGVAGAPGAGRALEANAPIEPNASADALETARRQIGIVFTQPANNSKKNKITAATILKGMERILASARSEWNGPLLRALWPALEERRDDRRRSADHEEAWLIMAGFLLRPGFGVVRDDLRIDALWRVHDDGSCFPGRRIKSQEYILWRRVAGGLTRERQTRLMAGEIDRIRSGRAPDELVRLAGSLELIHHDTKAELVRRFCDIAVTLARAKRHCAPYLAALGLLLNRTPLYAGPETVVSPDLVEHAYQAFQRFDWTTPELLDLQILFLRAARVVDDRSLDLPMPLRGLIASKLEKSGVPALQTAKIKGFVPIGRSDRASLHDDSLPPGLILIE; from the coding sequence TTGACGAAAGACCGCGCCCGCTTCGCCATTGGTATTGATCTCGGCACGACCAACTCCGCACTCGCATTCGCGCCACTGGTCGGCGAGGGGACGCCAGAGGTCCTTCTCGTCCCGCAATGGGAAGGCCTGGCGAGTCTGACCGAGAAGCCAACGCTACCTTCTTTCCTGTACCTGCCAGAGGAAGCGGTCGCAGCACACTTGCGCGGTGAGGAGGTCGGAGCCGGGCAATGGATCGTCGGCCTTTTTGCACGCATGAAGGCAAGCGAAGCGCCCGGACGGGTCGTCCATTCCGCGAAGTCGTGGCTTTGCCATCACGCCGCCGACCGGTCGGCACCCTTTCTGCCATGGGGATCGACGGTTCTGGCACGTGAGCAGAAAATCTCACCGGTACGCGCCTCGGCACTGATTCTGAACTATCTGCGGGGGATCTGGAACAGCCGGTTTGCCCAGGCCGGGTTTGCGTTCGATGATCAGGACATCACGGTTACCGTCCCGGCTTCCTTCGATGCGGCGGCGCAGCGGCTGACGATTACCGCCGCCGAGGAAGCGGGCTTCCCCGGCGATGTGCGACTGCTCGAAGAGCCGCAGGCTGCGTTCTATTGCTGGCTGGAAAGCCACGACCCAGCGCGCGAATTATGGCAGCGGCCGGACAACGGCGATGTCGGGCTGCGACACGTGTTGGTCATCGATATCGGCGGCGGCACCTCGGATTTCAGCATTTTTGAAGTTCGCCTCAACGAGCCAACGCCGGAGCCTGACATCAGGCGTGTCGCGGTGAGCGAGCACACGCTGCTCGGCGGCGACAATATCGACCTTGCCGTCGCCCATTTCCTGGAGCCGCGGCTTGCCGGGGCGGGCGGCCAGCTTTCCGGCCCGCAATGGGATCAGCTCGTCGCCGCCTGCCGTCATCTGAAAGAGCACGCGCTGGCCACTACGGGGCCGCCGGATGAGCGGTTCGTTGTTGCACTGGCCGGTCGCGGGTCGGGGATGGTCGGCGGCTCGCAGGCGGCGACGGTGATGCGGGCGGAAATCGAGAGCCTATTGCTGGACGGATTTTTTCCCTTCTGCGACGCGGCGGCGCGGCCGTACCGGACGCACGCGGCACTGAGGGAATGGGGGCTTCCTTATCCTCCCGACAGCGCGATAACCCGACACCTTGCCGAATTCCTCAACGATCGCCCGCGCATTGATGCCGTCCTGTTCAACGGCGGATCCGTCCGACCGCCGCTCCTGCGCCAAAGACTCCGCGAGCAGATCGGAGGCTGGCAGGACGGCTACGTACCGCAGGTTCTGGAGAACGAGGAGCCGGATCTGGCGGTGGCGCGCGGAGCCGCGCGATTTGGTGCCCTTCTCCACCACCGTTCGGGCCGCATCGCCGCTGGGGCCGCCGCTGCGATCTTTCTCGAAGTGGAGGGGATACAGGCAACGGATCGCGAGACTGTGCGTCCACCCCTCGTATGCGTTCTTCCTCAGGGTGCAGCGCCGTCGCAGCTTTTTGAGATCGCTGATCTTGGGCTTAAGCTCCGCACCGATCAGCTGGTGCGCTTCCAGGCTTATTCCTCAACCCGGAAGAGCGTCAGCCGGGCCGGAGACATCGTTTCCTGGTCCGAAGGCGAATTTCACCCGTTGCCCCCGCTCCAGACCGTCGTCAGGACGGCTGAGCTATCCGGTCCGGAAGCGGGCGGGATGTTGCCCGTCGGTCTGACGGCGCGGATGAACGCACTGGGGCTGCTCCACATCTCGTGCGTCAGCGCCGACCCCGCCGTCCAGCAGTCCTGGCCGCTGGAATTCAACATGCGCGAGCACGTCCAAGGCGTCGCGGGCGCGCCCGGTGCGGGGCGGGCGCTGGAGGCAAACGCTCCGATTGAACCGAACGCTTCAGCGGACGCGCTGGAAACGGCACGCAGGCAGATCGGGATCGTGTTCACCCAGCCTGCCAATAACAGCAAAAAGAACAAGATTACTGCTGCCACGATCCTCAAGGGTATGGAGCGCATCCTCGCGTCTGCCAGAAGTGAATGGAACGGGCCCCTGCTGCGCGCCCTTTGGCCTGCGCTCGAGGAGCGGCGGGACGACAGACGACGTTCGGCGGACCACGAAGAGGCATGGCTCATCATGGCTGGATTTCTGTTGCGCCCGGGCTTCGGCGTTGTCCGGGACGACCTTCGTATCGATGCCCTGTGGCGGGTGCACGATGATGGCTCGTGTTTTCCCGGTCGGCGCATCAAGAGCCAGGAATACATCCTCTGGCGCCGGGTGGCGGGCGGGCTCACGCGCGAACGCCAGACCAGGCTTATGGCCGGAGAGATCGACAGGATCCGCAGCGGCAGGGCGCCCGACGAACTCGTGCGCCTGGCTGGATCCCTGGAACTGATCCACCACGACACCAAGGCGGAACTGGTGCGTCGCTTCTGCGACATCGCGGTGACGCTTGCACGGGCCAAGCGGCACTGCGCTCCTTATCTTGCGGCGCTCGGACTCCTGCTCAACCGAACTCCGCTCTACGCAGGGCCGGAGACTGTCGTCTCGCCCGATCTCGTCGAGCACGCGTATCAGGCTTTCCAGCGCTTCGATTGGACTACGCCGGAGTTGCTCGACCTGCAGATTCTGTTCCTCCGGGCCGCGCGCGTCGTCGACGATCGGAGCCTGGATCTACCCATGCCTTTGCGCGGCCTGATTGCCAGCAAGCTGGAGAAATCCGGCGTCCCTGCGCTGCAGACCGCAAAAATCAAAGGGTTCGTTCCGATCGGACGATCCGACCGGGCCAGTCTACACGACGATTCACTCCCTCCCGGTCTGATCTTGATCGAATAG
- a CDS encoding NYN domain-containing protein has protein sequence MTVSSANRTALFIDGANLYSTAKALGFDIDYKRLLKEFQSHGTLVRAFYYTAVIEDQEFSVRPLLDWLDYNGFTVVTKPTKEFIDANGHRKVKGNMDIELTVDAMELADRLDHIVLFSGDGHFRSLVEAVQRRGVRVTVVSTISSQPPLIADELRRQADVFTDLTDLQSYIARSPLERPTPREASLHSTHNVHRRTPLKGDPTPGPFKG, from the coding sequence ATGACAGTTTCTTCAGCTAACAGAACGGCGCTCTTCATCGACGGGGCCAATCTTTATTCGACCGCCAAGGCGCTCGGCTTCGATATCGACTACAAACGGCTTCTAAAGGAATTTCAGAGCCACGGCACGCTGGTGCGCGCATTTTACTACACCGCAGTCATTGAAGATCAGGAGTTCTCAGTTCGCCCGCTCCTCGATTGGCTCGATTACAACGGCTTCACCGTGGTTACCAAACCTACCAAGGAATTTATCGATGCCAACGGCCACCGGAAAGTCAAGGGCAACATGGACATCGAGCTTACAGTCGATGCGATGGAGCTTGCCGATCGCCTCGATCACATCGTGCTTTTCTCCGGGGACGGACATTTTCGCTCGTTGGTCGAAGCCGTGCAGCGACGCGGTGTTCGCGTCACGGTGGTCTCCACGATTTCCAGCCAGCCTCCATTGATCGCCGACGAACTTCGCCGCCAGGCCGACGTGTTCACCGATCTGACGGATTTGCAGTCCTATATCGCTCGGAGCCCACTCGAGCGCCCAACTCCTCGCGAAGCCAGTCTGCATTCAACGCATAACGTCCACCGGCGGACGCCCTTGAAAGGCGACCCGACACCTGGACCCTTCAAGGGTTGA
- a CDS encoding patatin-like phospholipase family protein, producing the protein MLPVDQKKDHCAERRPPFECTALLLQGGGALGAYQAGVYEALSEAGIHPDWVAGISIGAINSALIAGNPPERRVEKLREFWERVTSDVFGRGTQDFLTSLMKGDWVRGLMNQMSANSAMLSGVSGFFVPRLPSPWLHPTGSIEATSFYDASGLRGTLESLVDFDRINAREMRFSVGAVNVRSGNFVYFDSTTHTIRPEHVMASGALPPGFAAVEIDGERYWDGGLISNTPLQWVLDSTPRQDTLAFQVDLWSARGDFPGDMAEVQTRQKEIQYSSRTRANTDQFKRAQRIRNTVAALLESLPDDLKDEPSAKLLGSIADRKVYNMVHLIYRARNYEGNSKDYEFSRSSMETHWRAGYHDTVRTLRHPEVLKRPTNHEGVAVFDLEQDGRD; encoded by the coding sequence ATGTTGCCGGTCGACCAGAAAAAAGACCATTGCGCTGAGCGCCGTCCGCCCTTCGAGTGCACCGCATTGCTGCTGCAAGGGGGTGGCGCTCTCGGCGCTTACCAGGCTGGCGTCTATGAGGCGCTCTCGGAAGCCGGCATCCATCCGGACTGGGTGGCGGGCATCTCGATCGGGGCCATCAATTCGGCCCTTATCGCAGGCAACCCGCCGGAAAGGCGCGTTGAAAAGCTGCGCGAGTTTTGGGAGCGCGTTACCTCCGACGTCTTCGGAAGAGGAACGCAGGATTTCCTGACGTCTTTGATGAAGGGGGACTGGGTCCGAGGACTCATGAACCAGATGAGCGCTAATTCAGCCATGTTGAGCGGCGTGTCGGGATTTTTCGTGCCGCGGCTTCCGTCTCCCTGGCTTCATCCGACGGGATCGATCGAAGCGACCAGCTTCTACGATGCGTCCGGGCTGAGAGGCACACTGGAAAGCCTTGTCGATTTTGACCGCATCAATGCCCGGGAAATGAGGTTCAGCGTCGGCGCGGTCAACGTGCGGAGCGGCAATTTCGTTTATTTCGACTCGACCACCCACACGATCCGGCCCGAGCACGTGATGGCGAGCGGTGCTTTGCCGCCGGGCTTTGCCGCCGTCGAAATCGACGGCGAGCGTTATTGGGACGGCGGCCTTATCTCAAATACCCCGTTGCAATGGGTGCTGGACAGCACTCCGCGCCAGGACACGCTGGCTTTCCAAGTCGATCTATGGAGCGCCCGGGGAGATTTTCCCGGCGACATGGCCGAAGTCCAAACGCGACAAAAAGAGATCCAATATTCGAGCCGGACCCGAGCCAACACGGACCAGTTCAAGCGTGCACAGCGGATACGCAACACCGTCGCCGCCTTGCTTGAGAGCCTGCCCGACGATCTGAAGGACGAACCCAGTGCGAAGCTGCTCGGCTCCATCGCCGACCGCAAGGTCTACAACATGGTGCACCTGATTTATCGGGCCAGGAATTACGAGGGAAACTCGAAAGATTATGAGTTCTCGCGCTCGAGCATGGAGACTCATTGGCGTGCCGGTTACCACGACACGGTGCGAACGCTGCGCCATCCCGAGGTCCTGAAGCGACCTACCAACCATGAAGGCGTCGCGGTCTTCGATCTGGAGCAGGACGGCCGCGACTAG
- a CDS encoding mechanosensitive ion channel domain-containing protein, with protein sequence MSHKLLPSILLACALFAFPAFAQTGATTKIAAPATNKADVLTPDQAKRALDTLQDDNKRAQMIDTLRAIANASPQAAPPALESQSAIPLTADSLGAQLLLTVSEQIGEISHEIAGMARTLTNFPAFYYWIVRTANDPSVYDQLLDIAWKLALVFGCALAAEWLIFRVIKRPVALLEARLFQTARAPAQTLAMVDPPSSATDVIVEPELHQRRLSLARAWQSLVRLPFVLGRLALDLVPVLVFVGAATMLLGTGIGDLATTRLAILAVVNAYALSRGLICVTRALAGPFGLFRVRAETAAYIEIWARRIVTVGVSGIAFANVALLLGLHRAGYAAMLHLVVLIVHLFIAVIILQCRRQVARAIRAPVGREGIAARLRDRVADGWHYLAIALDLALWAVWALNIPNGYSLLLQYFVGTIAVALIARLATIVVLSLIDRGFRISPDVLQRFHGLETRANRYLPLLRQIVSAVIAFIGFVALLEVWGVDAVVWFYGGQIGSRLLSAVVTIGIAALAAAAIWESSNALMDRQLNVLSRDGHFARAARLRTFQPMLRTALLCLIVTVVGLTALSEIGVNVAPLLAGAGIVGIAIGFGSQKLVQDLITGLFLLLENTVQVGDNVTVSGLSGIVENVSIRTIRLRAADGSVHIVPFSAVTTLTNSSRGAGNAAVSVNVSYKEDTDRAGQILKDIVAEMRHEPEYRSAIRGDLELWGVDKVDGSMASIVGQIRCTDSGRWPVQREFNRRMKRRFQECGIEIASASQTILMQVPPPADTASNSMPRRSAG encoded by the coding sequence GTGTCGCACAAACTCTTGCCCTCGATCTTGCTCGCCTGCGCGTTGTTTGCCTTCCCTGCTTTTGCGCAGACCGGCGCCACGACTAAGATAGCCGCCCCGGCCACGAACAAGGCCGATGTGCTGACGCCCGATCAGGCGAAGCGGGCGCTCGATACGCTTCAGGACGACAACAAGCGCGCGCAGATGATCGATACGCTGCGTGCCATCGCCAATGCCTCGCCGCAGGCCGCACCACCCGCGCTCGAATCGCAATCTGCGATTCCACTCACGGCGGACAGCCTTGGCGCACAGCTCTTGCTGACGGTGTCCGAACAGATCGGCGAGATCTCGCACGAGATCGCCGGTATGGCGCGGACGCTGACGAACTTTCCCGCGTTCTATTACTGGATCGTGCGAACCGCTAACGATCCGTCCGTGTATGATCAGTTGCTTGATATCGCTTGGAAACTGGCGTTGGTGTTCGGTTGCGCCCTCGCTGCCGAATGGTTGATCTTCCGTGTCATTAAGCGGCCGGTGGCGCTGCTGGAAGCCCGTCTTTTTCAAACGGCGCGTGCCCCGGCGCAGACGCTGGCCATGGTCGATCCGCCATCCTCCGCGACGGATGTAATCGTTGAGCCCGAACTGCACCAACGGCGCCTGAGCCTGGCGCGCGCCTGGCAGTCGCTGGTCAGACTGCCGTTCGTGTTGGGACGTCTCGCGCTCGATCTGGTCCCGGTGCTCGTCTTCGTCGGTGCCGCCACGATGTTGTTGGGTACCGGGATCGGCGATCTCGCAACTACCCGGCTTGCGATCCTGGCGGTCGTGAATGCCTACGCGCTGTCGCGCGGGCTGATCTGTGTCACGCGGGCGCTGGCGGGGCCGTTCGGTCTGTTTCGCGTTCGCGCCGAGACCGCCGCCTATATCGAGATCTGGGCGCGGCGTATCGTCACCGTCGGCGTATCAGGCATCGCCTTTGCGAATGTGGCGCTGCTGCTGGGCTTGCATCGCGCCGGCTACGCGGCGATGCTGCATCTGGTGGTGCTGATCGTGCATCTCTTTATCGCCGTCATCATCCTGCAGTGTCGCCGCCAGGTCGCCCGGGCGATTCGCGCGCCGGTCGGCCGCGAGGGCATAGCGGCCAGGTTGCGCGATCGCGTCGCCGACGGGTGGCACTATCTTGCGATCGCATTGGACCTCGCACTGTGGGCTGTGTGGGCGCTGAATATCCCCAACGGTTACTCGCTGCTGCTGCAGTATTTTGTCGGCACCATTGCGGTCGCACTGATCGCACGTCTCGCCACCATCGTGGTGCTGAGCCTGATCGATCGCGGTTTCCGTATCAGCCCGGACGTCCTGCAGCGCTTCCACGGCCTGGAAACCCGCGCCAATCGCTATCTACCGCTACTGCGCCAAATCGTCTCGGCCGTCATCGCCTTCATCGGCTTCGTTGCACTGCTTGAAGTCTGGGGTGTGGATGCCGTCGTCTGGTTCTACGGCGGCCAGATCGGTAGCCGGTTGTTGTCGGCGGTCGTGACGATCGGCATCGCCGCGCTGGCGGCGGCGGCTATCTGGGAGTCAAGCAACGCGCTGATGGATCGCCAGCTCAATGTGCTCTCGCGTGACGGTCACTTCGCGCGCGCGGCGCGACTGCGTACCTTTCAGCCGATGCTGCGAACGGCGCTGCTGTGCCTGATCGTCACGGTGGTCGGTTTGACGGCGCTGAGCGAAATCGGCGTCAACGTCGCCCCCCTGCTGGCCGGCGCCGGGATCGTCGGTATCGCCATCGGCTTCGGCTCACAGAAACTGGTGCAGGACCTCATTACCGGGTTGTTTCTCCTGCTGGAAAATACCGTCCAGGTTGGTGACAACGTCACCGTGTCCGGCCTGTCAGGGATCGTCGAGAACGTTTCGATCCGCACCATTCGTTTGCGGGCCGCCGACGGCTCGGTGCACATCGTTCCCTTCAGCGCCGTGACGACGCTGACCAATTCAAGCCGCGGTGCCGGCAATGCCGCCGTCAGCGTCAACGTTTCCTACAAGGAAGACACCGACCGCGCCGGCCAGATACTTAAGGACATCGTTGCTGAAATGCGTCACGAGCCCGAATACCGGAGTGCGATCCGCGGCGATCTCGAACTGTGGGGCGTCGACAAGGTGGACGGCTCGATGGCGTCGATCGTCGGCCAGATTCGCTGCACCGACAGCGGTCGCTGGCCCGTGCAACGCGAATTCAACCGCCGCATGAAGCGCCGATTCCAGGAGTGCGGAATTGAAATCGCATCCGCGAGCCAAACCATTCTGATGCAGGTTCCTCCGCCGGCCGACACAGCCTCGAATTCGATGCCTCGCCGGTCGGCTGGCTAG